The genomic DNA GTCTCGATAGCCGAGGGTGAGGCGAGGGCCGAATTCGGCGGTGGCGTCGACGACCCCGGCCATGCGGTGCCCGTCCAGCGACCGCGTCAGATACAGCAGGCCCGCGCATTCGGCGTGGATCGGCATGCCGTCGCGGGCGAGGGCGGCGACCGCGTCCAGCAGGCGGGTATTGGCGGCCAGGTCGGCGGCGTGCTCCTCGGGGAACCCGCCGGGCAGGACCAGAGCGGCCGCGCCGGAAGGCAATTCATCGTGCAGGGGGTCGAAGACCGTCACCCGCGCTCCGGCCGCCTCCAGCAGCTCCCGGTGCTCGGCGTAACCGAAGGTGAATGCCGCACCCCCGGCGAGGGCGATCACCGGCCCATCGGAAGGTCGACCGGCAACCACGGTTTCGCCACCACGAACGGCATCGGCCGGATCCCATACCGGACCGGAGGCGGTCGCACCGGCCAGCCGCACCAATGCACCCAGATCCACATGCGCCGCAACGAGTTCGGTCATCGCATCCACCGCGGACCTGGCCGCGATGCCGTGCTCGACGGCCGGGATCAGCCCGAGATGCCGTGCGGGGACGGCCAATTCGTCCAGACGCGGGAGAACGCCGAGGACCGGGAGGCCGACGCGGGCGCAGGCGGCGCGCAGCACCTGCTCGTGTCGTTCGCTGCCGACCCGGTTGAGAATCACGCCGCCGAGCCGGATCTCGCTGTCGAAGGTGGCGAAGCCGTGCAGCAGCGCGGCCAGGCTCTGGCTGTGGCCGCGCGCGTCGACCACCAGCACCACCGGCGCGCCCAGCAGCGCGGCGACCTGCGCGGTCGACCCTTCCGCGACGGGCGCGGCGTGATTGTCGTCGATGCGGCCGTCGAACAGCCCCATCACGCCCTCAACCACCGCGATATCGCAGCCGCGGGCACCGTGCCGGTACAGCGGCACCACCCGCTGCGCGCCGACCAGCACCGGGTCCAGATTCCGGCCGGGCCGTCCGGCCGCCAGCCCGTGATACCCGGGATCGATGTAGTCGGGCCCCACCTTGAACGGCGCCACCCGATGCCCGGCCAGCCGCAGCGCACCGATCAAACCCGTTGCGAGGGTGGTCTTTCCGCTTCCGGACGCGGGCGCGGCGATGACCACCGCGGGGACGGTCATACCCGGACTCCGCACGGCGGGTTCACCATTCGATGCCCCGCTGGCCCTTGCGGCCGGTGTCCATCGGGTGCTTGACCTTGGTCATCTCGGTGACCAGGTCGGCGGCGTCGAGCAGGGCCTGCGGGGCGTCGCGGCCGGTGATCACCACGTGCTGGTTGCCCGGGCGGGCGGTCAGCGCCTCGACCACCTCGTCCACCTCGATCCAGCCCCATGTGAGCGGATAGGTGAATTCGTCGAGCACGTAGAAGCGATGCCGCTCGGCGCGTAACCGGCGGGCGATCTCCTGCCAGCCGGACCGGGCCGCCGCGGCGTGGTCCTCCTCGGTGCCCTGCTTGCGGGTCCACGACCAGCCCTCGCCCATCTTGTGCCACTCGACCGGGCCGCCGACGCCGGACTCCTCGTGCAGCCGACCGAGGGTGCGGAAGGCGGCCTCCTCCCCCACCTTCCACTTGGCGCTCTTGACGAACTGGAACACCGCGACATCGAAGCCCTGGTTCCAGGCTCGCAGCGCCATTCCGAACGCCGCGGTGGACTTCCCCTTGCCGGGACCGGTGTGCACGGCCAGCACCGGCTGGTTCCGCCGCTGCCGCGTGGTCAGCCCGTCGTCGGGAACCGTCTCCGGAACACCCTTCGGCATCGCTTCCGTCTCCTTACCCTCGTGGCCTGCTCATGGTGTCATGCGAGGGCGAGTTTCATGCCCTCGTGGGTGGCCTTGAAACCGAGGCGCTCGTAGAACCGGTGCGCGTCGGTGCGGGACTTGTTGGTGGTGAGCTGGACCCGGGCGCAGCCGCGCCGCCGCGACTCCTCGATGGCCCAGCGCATCATGTGCGCGCCGATGCCGTGCCCGCGCCGGTCCGCGTCGACCCGCACCGATTCGATCTGCGCGATCTGCCCGCCCTGCCACAGCAGCGTCGGCATGAACGACATCCGGAAGGTGCCGACGATCGCGCCGTCGAGTTCGGCGACCATGAGCAGCTCGCCCGGGTCGGCGTCGATCGTCTCGAACGCGGTCACATAGTGCGCCGGGAGCGGCGGCCCCACCTCGAGCGCCATATCGCTGATGGCATCCTGCGCCATCAGCGAGACGACGGCCGCCACATCCGACCGCCGCGCCGCCCTGATGATCAAGTTCTCCATTGCCCCAACCCTAGCGGCAGCGATCGGGCTGCCGCGCAACCGAACCGGCCCGCTCAAGCGGCCGGGCGGACCCCGCGCACCGCTCCGGCGACGGAATCGCCGGTGAGCTCGGCCAATTGCAGATAGGTGGCGCGCAGTTCGCGGGCCAGCTCCGCGGCCAGGCCGAGGCGGATCATGCCGCGCTCGCAGTCCACGACCACACCGGCGACGCCCTCGCGGGCCAGCAGGCGGGCGGCGGCGCGGGCGCGCGGGACCGGGTCGGCGCCGCCGGTGGCGCGACCGTCGGTGAGCATGACCAGCATGGCGCGGCGCTGCGGATCGCGCACCCGCTCGCGGTGCACGATCTCGCGGGCCTTCAACAACCCCTGCGCCAGTGGGGTTTTGCCGCCGGTGCGCAGCCCGGACAGGCGGCGCACGGCGATGTCGACCGAGGAGGTCGGCGGCAGCACCAGTTCGGCCTCGCTGCCCCGCACGGTGATCACGGCGACCTTGTCGCGGCGCTGGTAGGCGTCGCGCAGCAGCGCCACCACCGCGCCGGTGACCGCCGAGAGCCGATCGCGGGCGGCCATCGAGCCCGAGGCGTCCACCACGAACACCACCAGATTCCCTTCGCGCCCTTCGCGATACGCCCCGCGCAGATCCTCCGCCTCCAGCGCCAGCGGCCCGGACCGGCGGCCGCGGGCGTGCTGATGCGGGGCGGCGGCGAAGACGGTGCCGAGCACATGCAGGCCCGTGCCGGTCTCGGTGGTCGAACGCACCACGCGGCCGTGCCGGGTCCGCGCGCGGGACCGACGACCGGGCGCGCCCTCCCCGACGCCCGGAATCTCCCAGCGCGGCGGGCGCGCAACGGAATTCGCCGGGGCCGACGCCATGCCCTCGCGGGCGCCACCGCGCGGCCCGCCGTTCGGGGAATCGGGGCCGCCGCCATCGTCGGGGCCGTCGGGACCATCGGGACGATCCGGGTCGTCCGGATCATCCTGCGGCCCTTCGGGATCGTCCTGCGTACCGCCGGGTTCGTCTTGCGCACCGTCGGGGCCGTCCTGCCGACCGTCGGGGCCGCCGTGCGACTCGCCGGGACGATCACCCGTCTCGTTCGGCCCTCCGGCGCTCTCCGGCGACTCCGATTCCCCTGCCTCGGCGGCGGATTCGATCTCCTCGCCCGCCCGCTGCATGGCCTCGTCGAGCTGTTCGGAGCTGATGCCGGGCTCGTCGAACGGGTCGCGGCGACGGCGGTGCGGCAGTGCGAGTTCCGCGGCCACGCGCACGTCTTCGGCCGTGACACAGGAACTTCCGCGCCAGGCCGCGTGGGCGGTGGCGGTGCGGGCCACCACCAGGTCGGCGCGCATGCCGTCGACGTCGAAACTGGCGCACAGCGCGGCGATCCGGCGCAGCTCGGTATCGTCGAGCGCGACCTCGGGCAGCCGGTCCCGGGCCGCGAGAATGCGCTCGGCCACCGCGCGATCGGCGGCGGCGTACTCGGCGGCGAACGCGGCCGGGTCGGCCTCGTAGTCCAGCCGACGGCGGATCACCGCCATGCGCACGTCCACCTCGCGGGAGGCGAGCACGTCGACGGTGAGCCCGAAGCGGTCCAGCAGCTGCGGGCGCAGCTCGCCCTCCTCCGGATTCATGGTGCCCACCAGCACGAAACGCGCCGGATGCGAATGCGAGACCCCGTCGCGCTCGATGTGCACCCGGCCCATCGCCGCCGCGTCGAGCAGCACGTCCACCAGATGGTCGTGCAGCAGATTCACCTCGTCGACATACAGCACACCGTGATGCGCGGCGGCCAGCAGACCGGGCCGGAACGCCTGCTCCCCGTCGCGCAGCACCCGCTCGAGATCCAGCGACCCGACCACCCGGTCCTCGGTCGCCCCGACCGGCAGCTCCACCAGCCGCGCGGGCCGCGACCCACGCTCATCGACAACCGGCGGCAACAGTTGCGCCAGCGCCCGCACCACCGTCGACTTGGCGGTCCCCTTCTCCCCCCGCACCAGCACCCCACCGATCCCCGGATGCACCGCACACAGCATCAACGCCAGCTGCAACTGCTCCTGCCCCACCACCGCGGAGAACGGAAACCCCACATCCTCACGGCCGGACTGCTCGACGCTCGAACGCGCCACACGAACTGCGGAATCGGACACGCCCCCACTCTAGGCGGCGGGTATGTCACCCGCCGCACCGCAGTCCGCACATCGACAGTCGCGCCGCCGACGAGATCCTCGGCTACGACGAACACGGCCTGCCCGCACGATCGCCGACCGGATCGAGATTGCGTGGTCCCGCAACGCTTTCCGGTTGCGGGACCGTTGGGGTCAGCCGCGGCGCATCGGGATGTGCGGGATGCCGTCTTCGATGTACTCCTCGCCGTCGGTTTTGAAGCCGTGCTTGGTGTACATGTCGACCAGGTAGGTCTGGGCGTTCAAACGGACGGTGGCCGAACCGGTTTCGGCGAGGGCGGCCTGCAGCAGCCGGGTGGTGTAGCCGTGGCCGCGGGCGGCGACGGCGGTGCACAATCGGCCGATGCGGAAGGACTTCACGCCGTCCTTGTGCTCCTCCAGCAGCCGCAGGGTGCTGATGATCTCACCCTCGTCGTCGAGCCAGAGGTGTCGGGTCTCCGGCAGCAGATCCAGGCCGTCCAGCTCCGGATACGCGCATTTCTGCTCGACGACGAAGACCTCGACACGCAACTTCAACAGCTTGTACAGGGTCGCGGTATCGAGATCCGCGGCCCACGACCTTTTGAGTGCAACCGTTGACATCATCGCGTCTTGCTATCACATAGATCAGTTCTGCGCGACCCCGGCGCGTGTCGGCGTGTTGTCGGTGAGCCGCAGCGCCTTACTGGACCAGTCCCACACCTCGTGGAACAGCGCCTGATTCTCCGACAGTTTCACCCCGAGCGACGGGATCATGTCCTTCAGCCTCGGCGTCCAGTCGGCGTACTCGCGCGGGAAGCACTTCTGTAGCACGTCGAGCATGGCGCTGACACAGGTGGACGCGCCCGGCGAGGCGCCGAGCAGGCCCGCGATCGTGCCGTCGCCGGCGGTGATCACCGCGGTACCGAATTCCAGCACGCCGCCGGCGCCCTTGCGGCGGATCACCTGCACGCGCTGTCCGGCGGTGATCAGTTCCCAGTCGTGCCCGTCGGCGCGCGGGACGAACTCCTCCAGCGAGGCCACCCGCCCCGCCGGGGACTTCAGCAGCTCGGAGACGAGGTATTTGGTCAGGCTCATCTCGGTGACGCCGACGCCGAGCATGGAGAAGATATTGTTCGGCTTGACCGACCGGAACAGATCGGAGTTCTTGCCGTCCTTGAGGAACTTCGGCGTCCACCCGGCGTACGGGCCGAACAGCAGGCCGCGATTGCCGTGGATGACGCGAGTGTCCAAGTGCGGCACCGACATCGGCGGCGCGCCCACCGCGGCCCGGCCGTACACCTTGGCCTCGTGGCGGCGGATCAGCTCCGGGTTGGTGCAGCGCAGGAACAGGCCGCTCACCGGGAAGCCGCCGATGCCGCTCATCTCCTTGATGCCCGCCTTCTGCAGCAGTGGCAGCGCATAGCCACCCGCGCCGACGAACACGAATTTCGCGTTCACCGTGCGGGTTTCGCGGGTGCGGACATTGCGCACCCGCACGTTCCAGCTGCCGTCGGACTGCTTGGACAGGTTGCGGACCTCGTTGCCGAAGCCGATCTGCACGCCCGCGGAGCCCAGGTAGGCCAGCAGCTGCCGGGTGAGCGAGCCGAAGTCGATGTCGGTGCCGCTGTCGGTCCAGTTCAGCGCGACCGGGTCGGAGAAGTCACGGCCCCGGGCCATCAGCGGCAGGCGGCGGGTGAACTCGTCCGCGTCGTCGATGAACCGCATGCCCTCGAACAGCGGGTGCCGCGACAGCGCCTCGTGGCGCTTGCGCAGGTAGTCGACGCCGTCCGCGCCGTGGCAGAAGCTGACGTGCGGGACGGGGTTGATGAAGTCGGAGGGGTCGCCGATGACGCCGTTCTCCACCGAGTGGGCCCAGAACTGGCGCGACACCTGGAAGCGCTCGTTGATATCGATCGCCTTGGAGATGTCGACGAAGCCGTCGGGCTTGCGCGGGGTGTAGTTCAGCTCGCAGAGGGCGGAATGGCCGGTGCCCGCGTTGTTCCAGGGGTCGCTGCTCTCGGGAGCGGCGGCATCCAGGCGCTCGAACATGGTGATGGACCAGTCCGGCTGCAACTGTCGAAGCAGTGCGCCGAGAGTGGCACTCATGATGCCGGCACCGATGAGGACTACATCGGTCTTTTCAGTCATCGCAGCGTTCGGCACTGGTAGATCGACTTCCTTGTCCTGCGCGGCCGCCACCGGGCGGACCAACCTGGCCATTTGTGTTGCGGGAACGAGGTTACCCGCCGTTCACTTCAACTTGATTGTGCCCCTCACCATGCCCGTTTCCGAAAACGTCGAACCCGGATGTGACCTATCCGTCTCGGCCCTGCCATCGCTGAGCGGGTCGAATATCGTGAACCTGTGACGAACGAGACGCCCGTTGCCGAGTCACGCGCCCTCGCGTGGCAACCGGATGTGCTGGGCACCGGCTACGAACAGCTGACCATTCCGCTGGGCACCGACCCCGACGGCGAGGGCACCGTCGAGGCCACCCTCATCCGCCACACTCCCGCCGATCCGGCGGCCGAGACGACCACCGGCGCGGTGCTCTACCTGCACGGATTCACCGACTACTTCTTCCAGCGGCACCTGGCCGAGCACATGGCCGCCCGCGGGTTCCGATTTTACGCCTTGGACCTGCGCAAATGCGGGCGATCCCGACGAGAGGGACAGACCGCGCACTACGTGACCGAGCTGGCCCTCTACGACGCCGAGCTGAACCACGCGCTGCGCATCGTCCGCGAGGAGACCGGGCTGCCGGTGCTGGTCCTGGCGCACTCCACCGGCGGGCTGGTCGCCTCGCTGTGGCTGGACCGGTTACAGCGCGCGGGAGGCGTTGCGGCGCAGGGCATCATCGGGCTGGCGCTGAACAGCCCGTGGTTCGATCTGCAGGGGCCCTCGTACTACCGCACCGTCGGCACGCCGCTGATCCACGGCCTGGGCCGATTGCGGGCGATGGCGAAGCTCCCGGGCAGCGAGCTGACCACCTACGGCGACAGCCTGCATCACAGCGCGGCGGGCGAGTGGGACTACAACCTGGACTGGAAGCCGCTGACCGGATTCCCGGTTCACTTCGGCTGGCTGCGGGCGATCCGCCGCGGCCACGCGCAGCTGCATCGCGGGCTCGATGTCGGTGTGCCCGCGCTGATCCTGCGCTCGAAGGTGACCAAGTTCATGCGCCGATACGGCCCGGCCGCCGACGTCTCCGACGTGGTGCTGGACGTGCGCCAGATTCAGCGCTGGTCGGGCTGTCTCGGCGATCGCACGAACATCGTGCCGATCGAGGGCGCCCGCCACGATGTCTTCCTGTCCTCGGAGCGGGTGCGCGCCCGGGCGTTCGCCGAATTCGATGCGTGGCTGGACTGGTTGGCCGATTTCCGATCGAACGGCGCTGCGGCGGACTAGGTTTCGGCTCGCAGTAACGCGCTCACCATTGGCCGCTGCGGAGCACGATCTCGGTGGCGAGTTCGTGGTCGGCCTCGGTGGCCGGGGCGGCGGATTCCACGGTGGTGATGCG from Nocardia terpenica includes the following:
- a CDS encoding cobyrinate a,c-diamide synthase gives rise to the protein MTVPAVVIAAPASGSGKTTLATGLIGALRLAGHRVAPFKVGPDYIDPGYHGLAAGRPGRNLDPVLVGAQRVVPLYRHGARGCDIAVVEGVMGLFDGRIDDNHAAPVAEGSTAQVAALLGAPVVLVVDARGHSQSLAALLHGFATFDSEIRLGGVILNRVGSERHEQVLRAACARVGLPVLGVLPRLDELAVPARHLGLIPAVEHGIAARSAVDAMTELVAAHVDLGALVRLAGATASGPVWDPADAVRGGETVVAGRPSDGPVIALAGGAAFTFGYAEHRELLEAAGARVTVFDPLHDELPSGAAALVLPGGFPEEHAADLAANTRLLDAVAALARDGMPIHAECAGLLYLTRSLDGHRMAGVVDATAEFGPRLTLGYRDAVALADSPLWTTGERVRGHEFHRTHLTSAASDTRAWGWRGPTGTPTREGAVLHRVHASYLHTHPAGNPTAATRFVTAAADYAAVRYRA
- the cobO gene encoding cob(I)yrinic acid a,c-diamide adenosyltransferase; its protein translation is MPKGVPETVPDDGLTTRQRRNQPVLAVHTGPGKGKSTAAFGMALRAWNQGFDVAVFQFVKSAKWKVGEEAAFRTLGRLHEESGVGGPVEWHKMGEGWSWTRKQGTEEDHAAAARSGWQEIARRLRAERHRFYVLDEFTYPLTWGWIEVDEVVEALTARPGNQHVVITGRDAPQALLDAADLVTEMTKVKHPMDTGRKGQRGIEW
- a CDS encoding GNAT family N-acetyltransferase, translating into MENLIIRAARRSDVAAVVSLMAQDAISDMALEVGPPLPAHYVTAFETIDADPGELLMVAELDGAIVGTFRMSFMPTLLWQGGQIAQIESVRVDADRRGHGIGAHMMRWAIEESRRRGCARVQLTTNKSRTDAHRFYERLGFKATHEGMKLALA
- a CDS encoding VWA domain-containing protein, producing MLCAVHPGIGGVLVRGEKGTAKSTVVRALAQLLPPVVDERGSRPARLVELPVGATEDRVVGSLDLERVLRDGEQAFRPGLLAAAHHGVLYVDEVNLLHDHLVDVLLDAAAMGRVHIERDGVSHSHPARFVLVGTMNPEEGELRPQLLDRFGLTVDVLASREVDVRMAVIRRRLDYEADPAAFAAEYAAADRAVAERILAARDRLPEVALDDTELRRIAALCASFDVDGMRADLVVARTATAHAAWRGSSCVTAEDVRVAAELALPHRRRRDPFDEPGISSEQLDEAMQRAGEEIESAAEAGESESPESAGGPNETGDRPGESHGGPDGRQDGPDGAQDEPGGTQDDPEGPQDDPDDPDRPDGPDGPDDGGGPDSPNGGPRGGAREGMASAPANSVARPPRWEIPGVGEGAPGRRSRARTRHGRVVRSTTETGTGLHVLGTVFAAAPHQHARGRRSGPLALEAEDLRGAYREGREGNLVVFVVDASGSMAARDRLSAVTGAVVALLRDAYQRRDKVAVITVRGSEAELVLPPTSSVDIAVRRLSGLRTGGKTPLAQGLLKAREIVHRERVRDPQRRAMLVMLTDGRATGGADPVPRARAAARLLAREGVAGVVVDCERGMIRLGLAAELARELRATYLQLAELTGDSVAGAVRGVRPAA
- a CDS encoding GNAT family N-acetyltransferase, with product MMSTVALKRSWAADLDTATLYKLLKLRVEVFVVEQKCAYPELDGLDLLPETRHLWLDDEGEIISTLRLLEEHKDGVKSFRIGRLCTAVAARGHGYTTRLLQAALAETGSATVRLNAQTYLVDMYTKHGFKTDGEEYIEDGIPHIPMRRG
- the mqo gene encoding malate dehydrogenase (quinone), whose amino-acid sequence is MTEKTDVVLIGAGIMSATLGALLRQLQPDWSITMFERLDAAAPESSDPWNNAGTGHSALCELNYTPRKPDGFVDISKAIDINERFQVSRQFWAHSVENGVIGDPSDFINPVPHVSFCHGADGVDYLRKRHEALSRHPLFEGMRFIDDADEFTRRLPLMARGRDFSDPVALNWTDSGTDIDFGSLTRQLLAYLGSAGVQIGFGNEVRNLSKQSDGSWNVRVRNVRTRETRTVNAKFVFVGAGGYALPLLQKAGIKEMSGIGGFPVSGLFLRCTNPELIRRHEAKVYGRAAVGAPPMSVPHLDTRVIHGNRGLLFGPYAGWTPKFLKDGKNSDLFRSVKPNNIFSMLGVGVTEMSLTKYLVSELLKSPAGRVASLEEFVPRADGHDWELITAGQRVQVIRRKGAGGVLEFGTAVITAGDGTIAGLLGASPGASTCVSAMLDVLQKCFPREYADWTPRLKDMIPSLGVKLSENQALFHEVWDWSSKALRLTDNTPTRAGVAQN
- a CDS encoding alpha/beta hydrolase, with the protein product MTNETPVAESRALAWQPDVLGTGYEQLTIPLGTDPDGEGTVEATLIRHTPADPAAETTTGAVLYLHGFTDYFFQRHLAEHMAARGFRFYALDLRKCGRSRREGQTAHYVTELALYDAELNHALRIVREETGLPVLVLAHSTGGLVASLWLDRLQRAGGVAAQGIIGLALNSPWFDLQGPSYYRTVGTPLIHGLGRLRAMAKLPGSELTTYGDSLHHSAAGEWDYNLDWKPLTGFPVHFGWLRAIRRGHAQLHRGLDVGVPALILRSKVTKFMRRYGPAADVSDVVLDVRQIQRWSGCLGDRTNIVPIEGARHDVFLSSERVRARAFAEFDAWLDWLADFRSNGAAAD